The Candidatus Nanohalovita haloferacivicina genome has a window encoding:
- a CDS encoding winged helix-turn-helix domain-containing protein, which translates to MPEVDQSEDYDRIRRKVGGKTTKQTLDLLQNQDHIGSMKDELDVAHQTVLYHVEKLQAEGLVENTGEEEGRTYYKITEKGRVVLDGMNVPAY; encoded by the coding sequence ATGCCTGAGGTAGACCAGTCGGAAGATTACGACAGAATCAGGAGAAAAGTAGGCGGCAAGACTACGAAACAGACTCTGGACCTGCTGCAGAACCAGGATCATATCGGCAGCATGAAAGACGAACTAGATGTAGCGCATCAAACAGTTCTCTATCATGTAGAAAAGCTACAAGCTGAAGGCCTCGTAGAGAATACTGGAGAGGAAGAAGGCCGTACATACTACAAAATCACAGAGAAAGGTCGTGTAGTCCTTGACGGGATGAACGTGCCTGCTTACTGA
- a CDS encoding ribbon-helix-helix protein, CopG family, with the protein MNRWTFSVPEELKEHIEEESEKTGRSQAEIVRSCLADGLCD; encoded by the coding sequence ATGAATAGATGGACATTTTCGGTGCCAGAAGAGCTGAAAGAGCACATAGAAGAAGAATCCGAAAAAACCGGTAGAAGCCAGGCAGAGATTGTCAGGTCATGCCTTGCAGATGGACTGTGTGATTAG
- a CDS encoding helix-turn-helix domain-containing protein has translation MVRDYEEEVMTSLLAYKILRSINRKGQAYPTEIAEDLDTSYQSVNNYMKGLRKRKIVEKSKEEGKKRYYSISPEGIFNTWKQLWLEDLDKETVSSLKRAVQSDKAQKHIEDIENNVGVLVSSYTAGYLEVNEEGNLQDMLYDDFWTSLQPYPTNSEQWLSTFCHLMDILRKTEKVGKGPMIAAIEKTRESEEQIGDFKFFSDLEKEN, from the coding sequence ATGGTCAGGGACTATGAGGAAGAAGTAATGACGTCTCTTCTGGCGTATAAAATTTTGCGTTCTATTAATAGGAAAGGCCAAGCATACCCTACAGAGATAGCAGAAGATCTTGATACTTCTTACCAATCTGTAAACAATTATATGAAAGGCCTAAGAAAGAGAAAAATAGTAGAAAAGAGCAAAGAGGAAGGGAAGAAAAGATACTATTCTATTTCTCCAGAAGGAATCTTTAACACTTGGAAGCAGTTATGGCTTGAAGATTTAGATAAGGAAACAGTTTCTAGCCTAAAGAGAGCAGTGCAAAGCGATAAGGCCCAAAAACATATCGAAGATATAGAAAATAACGTAGGTGTTCTGGTATCATCATATACTGCAGGCTACTTAGAGGTAAATGAGGAAGGAAATCTTCAGGACATGTTATATGACGACTTCTGGACGTCTCTACAACCGTATCCTACCAATTCAGAACAGTGGCTATCTACTTTTTGCCATCTAATGGATATACTTCGAAAGACAGAAAAAGTCGGAAAAGGACCTATGATAGCGGCTATTGAAAAAACAAGAGAATCTGAAGAGCAGATTGGGGACTTTAAATTTTTCTCAGATTTGGAGAAAGAGAATTAA
- a CDS encoding DNA primase family protein: protein MTVESPVTYYAREIEKAGNENIAETIRNADESQLTDENFISALKSSNPEIKSHLEALKEDLEEESGPKSFPMQEHAGAELTEKAQAYADFLVEERNIRPVVIDSKTLFYKYDQETRRWEEVDFELIKKQANKEMGKDYTNHFLRQFKQSFKDHHKYTEFKEMGLDRKKILLKDGNILDLETKETRPANKEDLALNSINAVYNPDAEPDRIKEFIEKTIDTEEGVKVIQEFLGYCLTWPSDKFEKALLILGYTDTGKSTLLKTIEQLFEGSNTTSMSFPQLGMDRAFHIDKLRDSLVNFDMDMDDKEIRRKSRVKKAISKEPLHADPKGEKGYEFQPKTNFMIASNNAPDDSSATDAYYNRFKTVMATTRIDPEDKERNLVEKLTTEKNMSWLLNWAIEGLERLEEQNRFSKEMTEYEIKKAWDKFGTSTQRFISDQIRVKTEDAKNIRTSDVYEAYELWCEKKLETPVPRNQFVSQAASHPDMRKEKAMVENGGRAMCFMNIEVKDYAI, encoded by the coding sequence ATGACTGTAGAAAGCCCAGTAACATACTACGCCAGAGAAATAGAGAAGGCCGGGAACGAAAATATCGCAGAGACAATCAGAAACGCGGATGAAAGCCAACTTACAGATGAAAACTTCATCTCAGCATTGAAGAGCAGCAATCCAGAAATCAAAAGTCATCTGGAAGCATTGAAAGAAGATCTTGAGGAAGAATCAGGCCCGAAGAGTTTCCCAATGCAAGAGCACGCAGGAGCAGAACTAACAGAGAAAGCTCAGGCCTACGCAGATTTCCTAGTAGAGGAAAGAAATATCAGGCCTGTAGTTATCGACTCCAAGACTCTTTTCTATAAGTACGACCAGGAGACACGCAGATGGGAAGAAGTAGACTTCGAGCTAATCAAGAAACAGGCCAACAAAGAGATGGGCAAGGACTACACGAACCACTTCCTCAGACAGTTCAAGCAATCCTTCAAAGACCACCACAAATACACCGAATTCAAGGAAATGGGTTTAGACCGGAAAAAGATACTCCTCAAAGACGGGAATATCCTGGATCTAGAGACTAAAGAAACAAGGCCTGCCAACAAGGAAGATCTAGCACTAAACAGCATCAACGCCGTCTACAACCCTGACGCAGAACCAGACAGAATCAAGGAATTTATAGAGAAAACAATCGACACAGAAGAAGGAGTAAAAGTAATCCAAGAATTTCTAGGATACTGCCTTACATGGCCTTCAGACAAGTTCGAGAAGGCCTTACTTATCCTGGGATATACTGATACAGGAAAGTCAACACTCCTGAAAACTATTGAGCAACTCTTTGAAGGCAGCAATACAACCAGCATGAGCTTCCCACAGCTCGGTATGGATCGAGCATTCCACATCGACAAACTCAGAGATTCCCTAGTCAACTTCGACATGGATATGGACGACAAAGAAATCAGAAGGAAATCACGAGTAAAGAAAGCAATAAGCAAAGAACCACTACACGCCGATCCTAAAGGCGAGAAAGGCTACGAGTTCCAACCAAAAACCAACTTCATGATAGCAAGCAACAACGCGCCAGACGACAGCTCAGCAACAGACGCATACTACAACAGATTCAAGACAGTCATGGCAACAACCAGGATAGATCCAGAAGACAAGGAAAGAAACCTAGTAGAAAAACTTACTACCGAAAAAAACATGTCCTGGCTTCTTAACTGGGCTATCGAAGGTCTGGAAAGATTAGAAGAACAAAACAGGTTTTCCAAAGAAATGACAGAGTACGAAATAAAGAAAGCCTGGGACAAGTTCGGAACATCAACTCAGCGGTTTATCTCAGATCAGATAAGAGTAAAAACTGAAGATGCGAAGAATATCAGAACTTCAGACGTCTACGAGGCCTATGAACTATGGTGTGAGAAAAAACTAGAAACTCCAGTACCTAGAAACCAGTTTGTGAGCCAAGCTGCTTCTCATCCTGATATGCGGAAAGAGAAAGCTATGGTAGAGAACGGGGGAAGAGCTATGTGCTTCATGAATATCGAGGTGAAGGACTATGCGATTTAA
- a CDS encoding site-specific integrase, translated as MPFQALKQTNQKLQQNPELSEHNKEVLNDFFRKRKSTDVGGETLQRNASCFNSLAEHIDFKLDKAKYKDLEALVGKINQDEVRKNDGEKYSDYSKEKLMETISVFYNSFIKKEGRGYVEDIDGEELLEDLEVHTNITHNIDTDTRPTPEHVIKVSEAANSLRDQAMVVFGWATGARIGELAKTSDTHKYPEPLSWNQIKFKDQEMHVTLRGKSGERTVPVRVGMPLMKKLYEETNPDMSDPVFRHQNPRNFCPNCGDQLNAKSRSRNYSERRYECESCTWQGKNSEAVKKYKPLDDDAMRRALQRCIDRSDIPERITKKPHWFWRDGRALYWASKDKNENFLRGFFGWSKNSDAPKYYIELMQESLLAGVREDYGENLNKSEKKFSRDNLKPYDCPECGEYASPLWSYCKNCEGELENSLKAHNSPDEVMEAALEDIASQNSMKNIENPAKNADTVSEMNKTTHEVKSEVIETLTEEFGLNEEQIEESIRDSTRKRMKEKGFL; from the coding sequence ATGCCCTTCCAAGCTCTAAAACAGACCAACCAGAAACTTCAGCAAAATCCCGAACTCTCAGAGCACAATAAAGAAGTTCTAAACGATTTCTTCCGCAAGAGAAAATCAACAGACGTAGGAGGCGAAACCCTGCAAAGGAATGCTTCCTGCTTCAATAGTCTAGCAGAACATATAGATTTTAAACTAGACAAAGCCAAATATAAGGACCTAGAGGCCTTAGTAGGCAAGATAAACCAAGATGAAGTAAGGAAGAACGATGGAGAGAAATATAGCGACTACAGCAAAGAGAAACTGATGGAGACTATTAGCGTGTTCTACAATAGTTTCATCAAGAAAGAAGGACGCGGATATGTTGAAGATATTGACGGCGAGGAACTCCTGGAAGATCTCGAAGTACACACCAATATCACGCACAATATCGATACAGATACCAGACCAACGCCTGAGCACGTAATAAAAGTTTCCGAAGCAGCAAACAGTCTGCGCGATCAAGCAATGGTTGTGTTTGGCTGGGCCACGGGTGCAAGAATAGGTGAGCTAGCGAAGACCTCTGACACGCACAAGTACCCGGAGCCTCTTAGCTGGAACCAGATCAAGTTCAAGGACCAGGAGATGCACGTAACTCTCAGAGGTAAGTCAGGAGAGAGGACAGTTCCTGTCCGTGTAGGGATGCCTCTGATGAAGAAACTGTACGAAGAAACAAATCCTGACATGTCAGATCCTGTTTTCAGGCATCAGAACCCAAGAAATTTCTGCCCCAACTGTGGGGACCAGCTTAATGCGAAAAGTAGATCCAGAAACTATAGTGAAAGACGGTATGAATGTGAGAGCTGCACCTGGCAAGGGAAGAATTCTGAAGCAGTGAAGAAGTACAAACCCCTGGATGATGACGCCATGAGAAGGGCCTTGCAGAGATGTATAGACAGGTCAGACATACCAGAGAGGATAACGAAAAAGCCACACTGGTTCTGGAGAGACGGAAGAGCGCTGTATTGGGCATCGAAGGATAAAAACGAGAACTTCTTGAGAGGGTTTTTCGGATGGAGCAAGAATAGCGATGCTCCGAAATACTATATCGAGCTCATGCAGGAGAGCCTCCTAGCAGGAGTGAGAGAGGATTATGGAGAAAACCTAAATAAATCAGAAAAGAAATTCAGTAGAGATAACCTTAAACCCTACGACTGTCCAGAGTGCGGAGAGTACGCCTCTCCTCTATGGAGTTACTGCAAGAACTGTGAAGGAGAACTTGAAAACAGTTTAAAGGCTCACAACAGCCCTGATGAAGTAATGGAAGCGGCTTTGGAGGATATTGCTAGCCAAAACAGCATGAAGAATATAGAAAATCCTGCAAAGAATGCTGACACAGTTTCAGAAATGAACAAGACAACACACGAAGTAAAGAGCGAAGTTATAGAGACGTTGACAGAGGAGTTTGGGTTAAATGAAGAACAGATAGAGGAGAGTATCCGCGATAGTACTCGAAAACGTATGAAAGAGAAAGGCTTCCTTTAA